The following DNA comes from Sphingopyxis sp. BSN-002.
GCGGTCTTCCTGATCAACGACCCCGATTTCGTCGCAGGGGTGGACGAGCCCGTCGCGGGCAAATTCGGCGGCAAGACGATGACCTATTACGGCCGCTGGACCTACAAGTTCGAGGAAGCGGCCCGCCGCGGCGCGGTCGCCGCGCTGATCGTCCACGACACCGACGGCGTCGGCTACGGCTGGAACGTCGTGAAGAGCGGCGGCGGCGAAAACTACGGCCTCGTCGTGCCGCCCGAAAAACGCACCAGCCTCGCGCTCCAGGGCTGGATCGCGCACGATGTCGCCGACAAATTGTTCGGCGACGTCGGCCTCGACCTGAACCAGCTCCGCGTCGCGGCGCGGCGCAGCGACTTTCGCCCCGTCGATCTTCGCGGCGTCACCCTCGAAGCCGAAATCCCGGTGAAGCACGAGGTCGTGCAGAGTCAGAATGTCCTCGCCAAAATTCCCGGAACCAAGCGCCCCGACGAGGTCGTCATGTACGGCGCGCACTGGGATGCCTATGGCGAGGGCAAGCCCGACGAACAGGGCCGCATCTACCGCGCCGGTGCCAACGACGACGCGCTCGGCGTCGCCGGCCTTTTCGAAATCGCGCGCAATTTCAAGGCCGCTTCCGCCCCCGACCGCAGCATCCTCTTCGCCTTCTGGACCGCCGAGGAACGCGGGCTGCTGGGCTCGGAGGCCTATGCGCAAAACCCGCTCTATCCGCCCGAAAAGACCGTCGCGAACCTCGGCCTCGATATCCTGCAGACCGCGGGCAAGGCGAAGGACGTCATCCTCGTCGGCAAGGGTCAGGGCAGCCTCGAAGACGATCTCGCCCGCCTCGCCGCGAAGCAGGGCCGCAGCGTCAGTGTCGAAAGTCTCCCCGAACGCGGCCTCTTCTACCGCGCCGATCATTTCAGCATGGCGAAGCGCGGCGTTCCCGTGCTGCTGATGATGGGCATCGCCGGCGCGTCGGACCTCGTGAACGGCGGCAAGGCTGCGGGCCAGAAATGGGTCGATGACTATACCGGCAAATGCTACCATCAGGCGTGCGACGCATGGGGACCCAAATGGAACCTCGACGGCGCGGTTCAGGACATTCAGGTTTTTTACCAGATAGGCGATGAACTCGCGCGCTCGGGCAAATGGCCCGGCTGGAAGGACGGCAGCGAGTTCAAGGCGATCCGCGACGCCAGCGCAGCGGCGCGGAAATAGGCAATGAGCCTGATCCTCGGCCTCGCCTTTGCGGCAACGGCACCCGCAGCACCGACCGCGATCCTCGACGAGCTCGGCCGCAACGGCACATTGACGGTCGCATCGGGCGACCGCCCCCGCGATCGCCAGAAGGTCCTCGAGATCGAAGTCAGGACCTGCAACATCGCTTTCAAGACGAAGCTGCTCCCGAACGGCTTCGCCGCACATATGATCGACATCGGCGAGGGCGGAAAGATCAAGCGCGTCGGGCGCAACACCGTTCGCCTCGACGGCTCGACCCGCTTCCCGAAAATGTCGGTCCTCGTTTCGGGCGGCGAGACCAAGGCGCTCTACGAGGCGCTGGAAGCTGTTCGCAAATCCTGCGAGAGGTCGGAGCAAATATTCTGACGATCGGCCGCTAACGACCGATTGCGGACGATAGAGACATGCACCCCGGCGAAAGCCGGGGCCCTGATTTCACCAGCGGACTGGGCCCCGGCTTTCGCCGGGGTGCACATTGAGAGCGTCCGCTCTCCACCCCAAAACCGCCCCTCCAGCTTACTCCGCCAGCATGGCCTTCAATGCGCGCAGCCCGGCCGTAAGTACAGCCCGGCCGATCGCACCACCGAGCGAAACGCGTAGTGCTGGTGCACTGGTCTCTTCCACGGCAAAATGGCCGCCGGGTATCGCCGTCAACCCGGCCGCGCGCAGAGCAGCAGCGGCTTGCCCCGCGTCCACGTTCGCCTTCAGCGGCACCCAGAGGTGATAGCCGCAGGGATCGGCGGCATAACTCTCCGCTGGCAGGACATCCTCTGCCATCTTTAGCCGTACCACCGCCTCGGCACGCGTTTCCGCGATCAGCCGATCGTAGCTGCCATCTTCCAGCCACCGCGTCACCAGCGCCACATTCAGCGGCGGCGGCATGGAATCCGAATGATGCGCCTCGGTCGCGAGTGCCATGGCCTCCGGAAACGACGGCGCGCGGACATGCGCAACGCGCAGCGCGGGGGAGATCGTCTTGGACATGCTCGCGATATACCAGCCGAGCTCGGGCACAAAACTCGACAGCGGCGCAAGCGGCTTTTCGGGCAGTTGGCCGTACGCATCATCCTCGATGATCCGCACGCCATATCGCCGCGCGACCCCGGCCAGAGCCGCGCGCTCCTCCTCGTCCAGCGTCCCGGCCGTCGGATTGTCGTTCGTCGGCACCACATAAAGCGCCGCCACCCGCTGCCTGCCGCACAGCTCTTCCAGCGCCCCGGCCTCGACGCGCGGCATCGGCGCCAGTTGCAGCCGCGCCTTCTTTGCGATCGCCCGGAAACCCGGATAGATATGCGCCCCGCACGCAACGACGTCGCCGTGTTCCATAGTCGCCCCGACGATCGCGTGCAGCGCATTCTGCGCCCCCGCCGTCACCACTACCTGAGCGGCGTCGCTCGCCAGCCCCATCCGGCCAAAAATCGCCGCGCCCGCCGCACG
Coding sequences within:
- a CDS encoding PLP-dependent aminotransferase family protein; this encodes MPDSWVPDLTRSRGAKYVAIAEAIASAVETGELRSGDRLPPQRDLAARLGIDLTTVTKAYEQARARGLIGARGRAGSFVLPQDAIAAGPPPRDTGMNMPPEVEGGTLLATWERTASALLRAPGAGGRLHYTPAGGREADRAAGAAIFGRMGLASDAAQVVVTAGAQNALHAIVGATMEHGDVVACGAHIYPGFRAIAKKARLQLAPMPRVEAGALEELCGRQRVAALYVVPTNDNPTAGTLDEEERAALAGVARRYGVRIIEDDAYGQLPEKPLAPLSSFVPELGWYIASMSKTISPALRVAHVRAPSFPEAMALATEAHHSDSMPPPLNVALVTRWLEDGSYDRLIAETRAEAVVRLKMAEDVLPAESYAADPCGYHLWVPLKANVDAGQAAAALRAAGLTAIPGGHFAVEETSAPALRVSLGGAIGRAVLTAGLRALKAMLAE
- a CDS encoding M20/M25/M40 family metallo-hydrolase, which translates into the protein MTLRPALLAAAILATPAAAQDIDAANITDTVRTLASDQFQGRAPGTVGEERTIGYLIGRLQALGLEPAGTNGGWTQPVPLLHTALGSPVKLQFERASHHNYQPLVQGTDIYVSTLQPNDVAKVAAAPLVFVGYGVSAPERGWDDFKGADLKGKVAVFLINDPDFVAGVDEPVAGKFGGKTMTYYGRWTYKFEEAARRGAVAALIVHDTDGVGYGWNVVKSGGGENYGLVVPPEKRTSLALQGWIAHDVADKLFGDVGLDLNQLRVAARRSDFRPVDLRGVTLEAEIPVKHEVVQSQNVLAKIPGTKRPDEVVMYGAHWDAYGEGKPDEQGRIYRAGANDDALGVAGLFEIARNFKAASAPDRSILFAFWTAEERGLLGSEAYAQNPLYPPEKTVANLGLDILQTAGKAKDVILVGKGQGSLEDDLARLAAKQGRSVSVESLPERGLFYRADHFSMAKRGVPVLLMMGIAGASDLVNGGKAAGQKWVDDYTGKCYHQACDAWGPKWNLDGAVQDIQVFYQIGDELARSGKWPGWKDGSEFKAIRDASAAARK